Genomic window (Methanosphaera sp.):
TTAATAATATAGATTTATTATATTTTTTTGAAGTGAAAAAATGGTTGTAAAAATTGCAATAATAAAAATGGGAAATATAGGAACATCACCTATACTAGATTTAATACTTGATGAAAGAGCAGATCGTGAAGATATAGATGTAAGAACAATAAGTTCTGGAGCAAAGATGGGAAAAGCACAACTTGATGTGCTTGATTATGTTAAAGAAAATGATTTTGATCTTATCTTATTTATAAGTCCAAATCCAAGTATTGGAGGACCTAAAAGTGCACGTGAAATACTAGCAGAAATTGACATTCCAACAGTAATAATTGGAGATCAGCCAGGTGAAAGAGCAATAAGTCAGATAAAAGAACAAAATCTTGGATATATCATAATAAAAGCAGATCCAATGATTGGTGCAAGACGTGAATTCCTTGATGCTACAGAAATGGCAATATTTAACGCTGATATTATGCGTGTTCTTGCAATTACTGGTGTTTTCAGACTTATTCATACAACAATTGATGATATGGTTGAAGAAATTAAAAACAATAAAAATGTAACACTTCCAGAACT
Coding sequences:
- a CDS encoding F420-dependent methylenetetrahydromethanopterin dehydrogenase encodes the protein MVVKIAIIKMGNIGTSPILDLILDERADREDIDVRTISSGAKMGKAQLDVLDYVKENDFDLILFISPNPSIGGPKSAREILAEIDIPTVIIGDQPGERAISQIKEQNLGYIIIKADPMIGARREFLDATEMAIFNADIMRVLAITGVFRLIHTTIDDMVEEIKNNKNVTLPELIVTSENATDAAEFKNPYAKSKAIAAYNIASKVAEMDVEACFKVKDPEKYIPMVCGAHEMMATAAQLAQQARDIEKSNDVLFRSSHKRNGDVEVKHHLMD